Below is a genomic region from Sander vitreus isolate 19-12246 chromosome 15, sanVit1, whole genome shotgun sequence.
GCAGGCCGAGGCCAAGCAGAACAATGGAAATGTGTTCAGGAGAAATTTGCTGAACCGGCTCCAGCAGGAGTTCAAGAACCGCGAGGAGACGAGGGGGCGCTCGTTGCAGGAGTGGGTGTGCTACGTCACGTTCATCTGTAACATCTTCGACTACCTCAAAGTAAGTTATTGTTGTTTCCCGCTAAGGTATGTCAAACTTCAATATATTATATTGTCTTAATTATAAATACAGAGCTGCATTGTTAAACAAGTCTGGAGCGTCTCAAAGCATCTGTAAAAGGGCttgaatgtattttcttttagcTATCACCTTGTAATGCCTTTGATTGTATCTTGTGTTCAATGTAGTAAAACACTACACGTGCCTCTCTTGTTGCTGCAACGTCTTGAACATCTTGCTTGTAAGTGTGGTTATACAGTATAAGTGTTTAATATGTCAGTGGTGGGAAAATGAGCCTGAAAGGTGTGGCCCTAGTTCACTTTCACAGGAACTCAGGTTTCATCCTTGATAATGGCCATTGTCGTTATTCACAGGTTGACTATGATAGCAGCTGCTGTAAGCgctctctgtttgtgtgacGTTTAGGTGAACAACATGCCGATGGTGGCTCTGGTGCATCCTGTGTATGACTGTCTGATCCGGCTGGCCCAACCAGATGCTCTAATgaatgaggaggaggtgagaaAGAATGTGTagttatttccttttttatatacattatattggTTTAGATGTTTATTTGGTAAACTACTTTTTCACTGTAAgctcttttatttatatatatatatatacatatatatatatatatatatatatatatatatatatatatatatatatattcttagtAAAAGAACAGTGCTGATATTGATAAATATCATGCATGTGCGGACATTTGTCCCAAAAGTATTTAGGAGCACTTCCGGTTTCTTAGGCCAGTGCCTTGGGTCACAGGCAATGGTAGCAATATTCCTCATTTCTTACTTTGGGAATGCACACACAGTCAAGCAAGTCCggcaaaatgaaaacacattgcGCAGCTCTTTTCCAGTACACTATACTTTCTTACCTCTGTCACAGAGGTAATGTTTTCGGttgggtttgtttgtctgtcagcaggattacagaaaaaaacttggtggaagggtgtagcatgggccaaggaataGAGCTGGGCAgtatatcgatatatcgatatcgtgacatgagactagatatcgtcttagattttggatatcgtaatatgccataagtggtgtcttttcctggttttaaaggctgcattacagtaaagtgatgtcattttctgaacttaccagactgttctagacggttctattatttacctttactcaCTAAGTCatcatatccacattactgatgattatttatcaaaaatctctaTGAAAACACcgatagtcaacactacaatatcgttgcagtatcgatatcaaggtatttggtcaaaaatatcgggatatttgattttctccgtatcgcccagccctaccaaggaagaacccattacattttggagttgAATCATGGGGCggatacacacatttttttaaacttttgttaGCATTGCGAGACAGGGCGTGTGTGCTGCGTTCATGTGGTGTTGGAATGATCAGAAAAATGAGTTCCTGACTGGGAAATGGGGACTGAAATTGTGAGATGGGGAATGCCTTGGCCAAGGTCTGTGCTCtttgagtgcccttctagttcaCAAATGTTTTCGGCTATCTAGCCTTCATCAGGATGGTGTCTGAAGCCGTTTTCTTACTGGAATAAAAATCCACTGATAAATCACCATAGATACCAAGTATACAAAACATCAtccttttcttaaaaaaaatacaatttctacAACACCATCACTCTTCGTGGATACAAAAACTTTAAGAGAAAAATGAATGACCCTAAATGCAAAACATGTAATATtacaaacatttcttttcagaATATTCTGAGTATATCATCTTTCATCTTAATGTATTAATGGGTAAAAAGATTGAATatccatttttcaaaacaatcaATATTATAaggaacattattattataacatccTTTGTTTGATAGTTTTATAAATATACGTGCACATAAGAAACCATACTTCACGAGGGCGTCTTTATGTTCTACAAGTCCCTGACATCTCCTGCGCCTCCCTCTGCAGGTGGACTGTTTGGTGCTGCAGTTGCATCGCATCGGAGAGCAGCTGGAGAAGGTGAACAGCCCGCGGATGGACGAGCTGTTCTTCCTGCTGCGGGACGGCTTCCTGCTACAGGAGGGCCTCACCTCCATGGCccgtctgctgctgctggagatcCTGGAGTTCAGAGCTGGAGGCTGGCTGCTCAGCAGCACCGCCCACAAGTACTACTACAGTGAAATAGCTGATTAGGATTGTTGCGAGGACAAGGGTGCTGGGCAGCTGTGTTTGCAGGTGTGTTACCCAATCTTGGATACCTCTCCTCAGGCACCCccgattattaaaaaaacaaaaaaaaacccagcaaATTCACGAAAGACAATCCTGCAGGTTTTGAGAAGATGGCTGTtcataaactgtaaaaaaaactttttgatTTTGCTGGGTTGTTCCATGCGTTTGATAATATTACTGAGACATGGTGCAGTGGATGTGGAATGTGCAATAGTTCACAAGGTGTTGAAGTTAAGTTAACAAGGTTTAGCCACATTCAGGTAAACTTTGTGTTTGTTGAGGTTTGATTACAGCTAAAGAGGctgaagatatttttttttttttttttttaaattgatcttGCAGGCATTCcttttttgagaaaacattttaaagtccaacttatttttttaccaaatcCAAAAGGAATTGGGACAGACATTCCAGTCAGATGTAAGCTGATTTGGTCCTTGCTTTACTTTTTATTGTTGTGTGACCAACTTTAAttaaaaatcaatattttaattatttagttaattatttttcagtgtagaatttacatttttacaaaaggTTTGAAATGCAGTTCAGAGGAATTTTCTTCCCATTTGTCCTGTAGGATTCCTGTGTTACTGTTATGTTACATGTGTAAAGTGCAGTACAGTGTTTGTTTCTTAATTCagggactttttatttttatggctCAACTTATAAATAAAAGACCAAGAGATACAGTTCATAATTGAACTATGTTTCTACAGATAAGTCAATCAGATATTCAATACATTTCTGCAATCACAAGTTTCATTTGTTTAACAACTCGTGCCAAATTATAACAACAACAGCATCATCTAAAGTACTTCTTAACTTATCTCGTTTGTAGTTGAGGTGCTGGaggacagtggtggaagaagtactaaTGCCACAAAAGTAGCAATGCCACAGTAACCaatagtaaaagtactcattcttcataatgagtacttttactattggttactgtttttttttttgtttttttttatttattgcattCTAACTATTGATGCATTGATATgtaaataatacacattttacatttaatgttgcagctgctcattttaattactttaactgcagggtagcttgtgaatttccccTCTTGGGATTCATTAAGTTCTATCATAATCAAACACAACTTATTTGTTGATCATATTTTGTATGATTAGTCTGAATCTGCATATTAACTTTAAGTAAAGCTGTCAAATGTATGGCAGTATTTCCAGTAAATATATGCTTAGttattttccaccactgccGGAGGAGTAGGTATTCATCCTCTCTTCACATATCAGTTATGAGTGTAATGCTTGTAGAACAGTAGTTTTCCTCTGAATTTAGCACCACCAGCACTAGCTACACTACAGTATGTAGCTGAGCATGGACTCTTTAGTTACCTTTTAAGGCTTTACAGTCCTCAACCAAAGCTGTGCCTTGAATTCAGACAGACACAAGCAAAGGAGACACGCCTTGTTGCTAAAATGTTACATCTCTTTGAAAAGGCATTGTTTAAAAAGCTGTACCTGTAATTATATGTAAATAAGTAaagcttaacccttgtgttgacctcgggtcacattgacccgttttaaatttttgttttatatcagaaaatatgggacgtagaaataagcgctgaaaatgtgtagaagaaaaataaaaaaatgtaaaacgttggaaaaaggaaaaacaaattgtgaaaaaaaggtgtcaaaaatgtcagaaaaaaaaccttttcaaggttgaagggaagacaacacaagggttaatataAAAATTGGCAGATAAATCAACCTCTGATCAATTTAGAGAAAGAATCctcatgttaaaaaataatttgattaaAAGCCCAGGCATGGTCAGGATTTAGGAAATTGTGTAATATTTCCCcaaatccctttttttttttttttatttatttgtttgaagATTTCTATACAAGCTTTGGTATTTTTCACCACCTTCAGACTAAAAACAAACTTATGTAAAATGGGTTTAATGATGTATTACACTGATCATAAAGAGTTGAATTAGGAAGTTTGATTGCTGTAGACACTAATATTCCCTTATTGACAGGGCACAGTACTGACTGCGATATCTGTTTATGTATTTTActacatttttactttactcaatTCCATTTTGTATGGTTGGGTTGTACAATTAATGAAGGTGTATTTCTTCTAATAAATCTTGGAAGATTTTCCTTACTTGTGTGTTTATTAACAATACAGCTGAGCAcaactactgtatatacacaatgcaatttctcAATACAAAAAGTGACAGTGTTACCTTTATATTTCATTGATGTCCTATAGcactttttacagtgtagtCCTCCCGCCAAAGGATTTTCACGATGTTCACTGTTTACAGAAGCGCTTCGAGCAACAAAAGGTGCAGCTGTATCTTCTGTGACCCTTTTGTGGCCAACACATCTGTCCAGTCTTGGAAACATTTGAATTTCAGTCCTGAGGGGTTTCTCTCTACCACCAGCGGTAGTGGGCGTAGGCTCTGTTGGCTTCGGCCATCTTGTGCAGCTCGAACTTCTTCTTGATAACGTTGCCCTCCTTCACAGATGCTGCCAGCAGTTCCTGGGAAAGTTTTTCGTACATGTGTGTGCGTCGGTGTTTGTTGTCCCTGCACTCTGTGATCATCCATTTCATGGCGAGGAAGCGACGGCGGTTGTCTGACAGAGGGATGGGCACCTGAGTGGGATGAGAaccaaaacaaatataaattagACTtttgagagggggggggggggggttgttggcACCAGATCAACAACTGTTTCTCAAGAGCTATCAATCTAACAAAAGAGCTAATCTGCCTCATCACTCACCTGGTAGTACTTTCCACCTTTCTGTATGCTGGCCAGTCCAACGACAGGCTTACAGTTCTCCAGAGCCTGGTGAAAAATGGTGTAGGGGTTACACTCAATCTCCTCCTTCTTCCCTTCTGGAGCTTTATGGTACTTCTCCACCTGTTTCCTCTTTATGCTCTCCAGGGTCtggaagcagagagagaaattgtGGTAATTTGTATACAATTGGACTAACGGCAAATCTTTGAGACTGTGAACAGTGTTTGCTTTCTTACCTGTGTCACGATCTCTCTGGCCAAAACCTTGTTTCCATCTGTCATCAACatgttgatgaatttactgaaAAGCAAAGACAAAAATGATGATCTGACATGAACTCTCTGATGCACAGCTTTGACTGAACACGCAACCAGCTGCAGCGAGCTGGGATGTCTGTCGTACCTGAGGACTGGGTCGCTGAAAACAGAGCTGTTGACGTCACTGGTTGCTGCCTTGATGGGTCGGAGCGCTTTGAGCTCCCGCTGCGCTTTCTCCTCAGCACTCAGCTCCGTCTCTGGGGTGCTGTAGGCCTCCTTCCTGACCTCTGGCTCCAGATAGTAAGGGTTGTATCTGCTCCACCTCACTAGGAACACTCTACAAACAAAGGACACATGAGAGAGCAGAGTTTATTTCTTCAAATTACTctgagagtttgtgtgtgtgcagtgatcATGATTTACTGGCTGTGAATTGTCAAATTTGCTGGTTTccctgttattttgttttaatcaaaGTCAATTTAATTTCTTTCAGATTTGGACTGTTCTAGTCAGACagaacaagcaatttgaagatgtacatgtttactattttctgacatttttagaaatgaaatgattaatTCATTGACTGAGAAAGTTCAGGAGATTATTTGATTTAAAGAGAATTGATTTAATTTTATTGTGTTATCAATACAAtttccaaacttttttttttttttttttaaattgcacgTGTGTGAAGGactgctgaaatgattagtcgatcaacatttgctgcttttctcagttttatataattgtaaattaaataaCGTCGTACTATTTATTGGTCGAACACAATTTTAATTTGTCCCCTCAGACTTTGGAAACggaccttttttttgttgcttttttaaaatattttatagaTTGAACGATTAAATAAACGAAAACATAATCGACAGATCAATCGATGATGAAAATAAGACATTTTGCTCTGTTCTGTTAACGTGTGATGGGAAGATGTCATTATTTTAGACACGTTATAGAGTAAATCGTTGATTTGACTGATTAAAAAAAGCTCGAAACTTAAAACGGATCAATAATGAAGATAATCGCAGCCTTGCTACTTTACATTCAGATTTTTAACATAAGCGCTACTCGCTGTGCAACCGAGTACTTTACATTGTTGTTTCGATACTAACTGCAGGAAAAATGCACCCATAGCACAGTGATATTAAATAGATAGCCAACACCACCTGTtaattgtttgtctttttattattataattacctTGGTGTCCAAGGTTTTAATAATCCCGAGATGGAAGCAGCCATCTTGAAAATGTGGAGTCAGTTAGGACCCCAGGTTAGTACCTCGTGCACATGCCTTCGGAATAAAAGCATTAGCGTTTCATTCggcagattttaaattaaaaaaccgAAGCGAAACgggaaaaaaatgcaatggtagatgctgttttgttttttccacacCAAAAAAATCCGAGCAATAATTTGGGACTCTCGCGCACACGCTGGTGACGTCACGCGATGTTTTTAGTGCTATGGCGTACCAGGAAGGGGAGTCGCTTGAATCTTGGCTCAGTGAGTGATTAATCCCATTTTATGAAttaaataatgtgtgtaattagcTAGATACGTTGACAGGGGCAGGGCAGTAAATCCGTTAGTACTGCAGCTGATAGCTGACATTCAGCTGCTGAAGGAAGCTAATATAGTGGGTCCTGGTTTACAGTCAACTGTCTGCATCATTAGCAGGATGGGTGGAGAGCTTTAATAAATACTGTCTGGGTCACATTTACCAGTAACAGTTCAGTGTGTGCAGGGATTGTTCAGAGAAGCACTACAGATAGTTGTCCCTCGGTATAGTTGCAGCTGTTGGACAGAAAACTATTTGTTTGAATGATGAATGAGCAGCACTGCTAATGCCATGAACACTACATCAGCAATTACATAGAGGAAGAAGGACAACAATTGCTGCATTGTTATGTTGATCACAAGACTCACCGGAAGCCATATTTTCACTAGGATGTGATGTGTGCATTGATTCAGATGTACATAATGCTCCTCAAACACACCAGTTACTGTAAGTCAGTGTAGGGCTAAATGTCTTTCTCTAACAGATAAAGCCACCCATCCGACAAACAGACAGGAGGACTGGGAGTACATCATAGGCTTCTGTGATCAAATCAACAAGGAACTGGAAGGGTATGTCTGTGATATATTTGCAAACCATTTTTTTTGGAGTCACCAACAAGAAAAAGTTTCTCATCTGGAATTTCTTCTTGCAGTCCTCAAATAGCTGTGACTCTGCTCGTCCATAAAATCCACTCACCACAAGAATGGGAAGCTCTTCAGGCTCTGACAGTAAGAAATAATTCACCTAAATATTAACAAgcacccttttttttctcaacatggCTTCATTTTAATGATGTTATGTACAGGTATTGGAGGCATGTATGAAGAACTGCGGGAGGAGGTTTCATAATGAAGTCGGAAAATACAGATTTTTGAATGAGCTGATTAAAGTTGTGTCTCCAAAGGTAAGCAGTCTCCAAATTGGTTTCTATGAAAAGTATACTGACTGTAATGTCCTACCATCCAGGCTCTTTTTAACCACCTCTTGTTTCCAGTACATGGGGGACAGTGCACCTGAGAAGGTGAAGATGAAGATTGTAGAGATGCTGTACAGCTGGACGGTGGCTTTTCCAAATGAAACCAAGATCGGTGAAGCCTACCAGACGCTGAGAAGACAGGGTGTGTTGAGATCAGTCAGATGGCATGATTAACATAAtgcatgtgaaaaaaagacatcttATTGTCGTCACTTTCCTCACCAGGCCTCGTGACGCATGACCCGGAGATACCGCTGGACAAGACTCTGATTCCCTCTCCCCCGACACGACTGAAACATCCGGTGTTTGACAACGAGGACATGGGCAAGGTGAGAGATTGAAGGAAAACtacatctgtttattttttattttaatgtttatttgtatagggacAAAGTATGTAGCATAAACCAATGCCACACACCCCAGCATTTACAGCCTGAGCTAATTTGCAATGCCCATCATTAGATGGGCCTTTAAAGTACATAACAACATAACAACAAATCGTAAAGAGACAATACACACAAGAGATTGTAAACACACAACTCACAAACTCGTACATTAAAACGCAAAACTCAGAActcaacagacaaaacaatacaagGCTCAAACTAATACAACAAAGCACTATAAAACAAGAAGCACCAGCACCATTCACAACTACATGACTGCTCCCTCTTGTGTAATGTTCTGTCATAATAATTAATGTTTGGTTTGATTGATTAAATGGATTCCCAAGGAAGGACATCATCACTTTTCAgactcctgtctgcttctccaaactgtgtgtgtgtgtgtgtgtgtgtgtgtgtgtgtgtgtgtgtgtgtgtgtgtgtgtgtgtgtctttagctgcttgCTGAGCTTCTCCGGAGTAAAAATCCAGAGGACCTCCAGGAAGCCAACAGATTAATTAAAAACATGGTAAAAGAGGTAAGAGCTCTATGGACTGGTACATTTGTATCACAGTCTCACACTGCTTGCTATTATTGGGGCCACATGAAATTAAACTGTTGAACTAAAATAGTTTTGGCTTAGAGTTTCGCCTAAGGTGATACTActataatattttaatattttcatatacacacatgcacgttgtgtcttgttgtttttgtcaggaTGAGGCTCGAGTGCATAAGGTTACAAAGCGTATACATACACTGGAAGAGGTGAACATCAATGTCAAGCTGCTGACGGAGATGCTGTCCCACTACAATAAAGACAGCTCCACTGACTCAGACAAGGATATCATTAAGGTGTGTGTCCGTGCACTaatatacacactcacacaaattagataaaaactaaactgtaatCCTTACCTGCAAGGAAGAAACTGGAATATTTCCCTCTCATAGCGGGAAGGAATTTAACAGATTGAGGAATATTTGAAAACAACCTCTTGTACAAGCCATTTTGATTTAGTTCTAGTGTCTAATGTTGACTCTGGTCTTGTCTGAAAGCAACCAATCAGCTCTAACTCAACTCTGTCATCATGAGAAAGTTAATTTGGCACACGTCATTTCATCTTTTTTCCTTTTAGTGTCATTTGCAATAATGCAATCAAAGGCAGTCAGAGTGATAAACAATTAGTACTaactaaagttattttatatgttttcaTTGTGATTTTTAAGTCAGTAAACTGGCTTCACAAACTAATGAAATTCCAACAACACCAGCTGGTGTCACAGCACCTCCTTTGTTTTTCCTCCCAGGAGCTCTACGAGCGGTGTGACAAGCTGAGGCGTGCGGCTTTCAAAATGGCTACTGAGACAGAAGACAATGACACCAGTTTAGGTTTGCTTGTTTGGTATTTTCTCTATCTGAGAAAGCACTGCCTTGGCATTGTGATTATTTCCTTGTGTATAATCTGTGACCCCTGTCTCCTCAGGTGATATCCTGCAGGCCAGCGATGACCTCTCCAGAGTCATTAACTCCTATAAGAAGATAGTTGAGGGGCAGCCCATCAACGGTGACAGCGAGGAGCCTCGATCTACAGCCGGTCACGGCGAGAGTGGTAAGAAACATTTCTTAATTATGTTTTACATAAAACCATGTTTGTTAATGCTCCAGATATCCTGGCGTTGTGTAATAAATTCAGTGGCTGTAATCAATCTTCACTCAACAGAGACCACAGATACACTGATCGACCTCGCTGGGCTCGATGCTCCGAGCCCTCCTCAACCCGCCGCCCCTCTTTTTCAGTCCTCAAATCTTGTTTCCACCAATCCTACGGCTTCCCCCATCCCTGTTCTGCCTCCTCCCCCCAAACGTCCAGCCGGCTCCCATGGCAGTCAGAGCAACAGCCCGAGTCACCCCCCCCTCGACAAGGCCTCCACTGCACTCTCTCTCCTTGACGATGAACTGCTGTCTCTAGGTAGTATATCCTTATTGTGACTTATTGAGTTTGGGAAGAACGCTTGGCTCCTGGCCCTCTAACAAAATCGGCCgaccagcacctttaaagcttaCTGAAAACATGTAATATCTCATCTGTTAATTACTGCACCTGCTGCCAGCCCACAGATGGgctgctttattaaaaaaaaaaagaaagaaactttTATTGTttggattaaacaaacgagaCATAATAGGTTGACATGAGATAATGACTTTTTCCCGTGTTTTTCAGTCTTtaggctaagctaagctagaaGTTTCAGTATAGAAGTCACATGAATAACTGCATTAAagataaaggatttttttttatttcttttgatgATGCAAATGCATGTATCTTCTTTCAGGACTGAACGACCCCCCTATCTCTCTGAGCAGCCAATCAAAACCCAAGTTGAACGAATTGACCAATCAGTGGACTTCCTTGCAggtacatatactgtaaaatggTTTGTGAGCAACTGACACCAAACCACAGCTTGTTAGTCATGTGTAATATGTGacagggctgtgcaattaatctacattttaatcgcgattacgatttgaatgatcacaaaaacagaataatcgagaaaaacgattatttttgcacattacgttttgaaagtaaactcttattttgttattttgtcttgtgtgaaattttttttttttcaaataggaaaagtattaagggaaatttaaCAGTTCttggtgttttcactgttgatttgtttaactctttaataattgcaacatctttccaaaagtcaatgagtaatcgtgatttcaatattgaccaaataATCGTGACTGTGATtgtttccataatcgagcagccctaacaGGATGATGTTGTTGATGTAAATGATCTGATCTCTGCAGGCTCCAGCTTCAGGTGTGGATATGTTTGGCAGTATAGCTTGTTCAGGTCCTGCGGTGCCCCCAGCTGAACCAGCTGCTGCCACACACAGTCTACAGAATCTGCAAGACCTGGCCATGATGGACTTTTCAGATCACAAGAGGTAAAGAGTCAACTACAATGTTTTTCTCTCCACTGGAAATTGGAAAACCAGTGCTTTCTAACAATTTGAATAATAGCAAACACAGCAATTTCCACAGCATTGTCTTGTTACGACGTTGTTTGTGGACATTTTGACAGGTTTGtggatttattttgtgtacaaaaTTTACTTTAGTAATTTTTGTGCTGTTATTTGAGCAGTCTACAGGACTTTAAGGTCTCATAGCGATCTATGAAATGTGATTTTCAGTTTGTCCATCAAGATGACGGCCAAAGGAAGCAGCTTCGGGATGCCTACAGCAGCACCTTCCCTCATACATGGGCAGGGTTCTCCTTCTTCACCTTCTTTTCTCCAGGGTACGATGCCCGGCTCTCCTGCTCTGTCCTATGCCAAGGCCCAGAGCCTGGGCTCAGCCCCGGGCAGCCCGCTGTTCCGCTCTCTATCCCCCTGTCACCCTCCCCTTCAGGGCAGCCCGGCCAGAGCCACAGACATCTCCTTGAGCAATGTGCACGTCCCTCTGGAGGCCATCAGACCGAGTAAGGACATGAGGGAAGGGATGATGGGCTCGACTGGTTAACggacacatttatttaaaaatataaagctTGATATAAACTCTTTGAATAGCTCATGTCTGCCTGTTCCTGATTGGCTGTGCCCTGTCTGTCCTCAGGTAAAGTGCTGCCTGTGACGGCCTACGATAAGGACGGTGTTCGCATGCTCCTCAACTTTGCATCTGACTGCCCCCCCGGCAGGCCTGACGTGTTGGTGATGGTGGTGTCCATGCTCAATACAGCACCTTTGTTCGTTCACAATGTGGTACTGCAAGCGGCTGTGCCCAAGGTAGAGACATGTATTCCTCGGTTCATTCGGGTTTTATGTTCAGCTACAGCTGATATGTGGCTTCAGCAGTCTGTTAGCCAAATCTTACAGAGGTACAttcttttttgtcactattcCTCTGCCACAAACACTGTCCATGGAAACACAAAGATAGACTTGAAAGAATATGAAATTATCCTTTAATAAAAGGTATAAAAATACAGTGCTGACTCCTCTTTTCATCCTCCATCAGTCAATGAAGGTGAAGCTGCAGCCTCCATCAGGAGCAGAACTGGCACCATTTAACCCTATCTTCCCTCCAGCCTCCATTAACCAGATCATGTTGCTGGCCAACCCAACAAAGGTAGGTGACACAATAACACTTAAGGACATAAATACACAAACCACTAAGACTTTTGGAGCCACACAACTTTGATGACGATGCTGATGATGCTAAAAGTTCCTTGTGTGTCTTCACAGGAGAAGGTGCGTCTGCGCTACAAGCTGGCTTTCACACTAGGAGAGCGTCTGTGTAACGAGGTTGGAGAGGTCAATCAGTTTCCTCCACCAGAGACATGGGGTCATCTATAGAAGTGTGCAGGCCTGCTGCCACTTAGCAGGGACAGACTGCTTTGTACTCCATGAAGGGGTGTGTGCATATTTACATTTACCccagagagaaagaaggggaAATTCAGCTGCACTCTGCC
It encodes:
- the mif4gdb gene encoding MIF4G domain-containing protein B; its protein translation is MLPSIMENTTDDYRIQSFDLDTQMLLKTALKDPSSVNLEKVSDIIMDQSLKDQVFSKEAGRICYTIVQAEAKQNNGNVFRRNLLNRLQQEFKNREETRGRSLQEWVCYVTFICNIFDYLKVNNMPMVALVHPVYDCLIRLAQPDALMNEEEVDCLVLQLHRIGEQLEKVNSPRMDELFFLLRDGFLLQEGLTSMARLLLLEILEFRAGGWLLSSTAHKYYYSEIAD
- the gga3b gene encoding ADP-ribosylation factor-binding protein GGA3 isoform X2, encoding MKNCGRRFHNEVGKYRFLNELIKVVSPKYMGDSAPEKVKMKIVEMLYSWTVAFPNETKIGEAYQTLRRQGLVTHDPEIPLDKTLIPSPPTRLKHPVFDNEDMGKLLAELLRSKNPEDLQEANRLIKNMVKEDEARVHKVTKRIHTLEEVNINVKLLTEMLSHYNKDSSTDSDKDIIKELYERCDKLRRAAFKMATETEDNDTSLGDILQASDDLSRVINSYKKIVEGQPINGDSEEPRSTAGHGESETTDTLIDLAGLDAPSPPQPAAPLFQSSNLVSTNPTASPIPVLPPPPKRPAGSHGSQSNSPSHPPLDKASTALSLLDDELLSLGLNDPPISLSSQSKPKLNELTNQWTSLQAPASGVDMFGSIACSGPAVPPAEPAAATHSLQNLQDLAMMDFSDHKSLSIKMTAKGSSFGMPTAAPSLIHGQGSPSSPSFLQGTMPGSPALSYAKAQSLGSAPGSPLFRSLSPCHPPLQGSPARATDISLSNVHVPLEAIRPSKVLPVTAYDKDGVRMLLNFASDCPPGRPDVLVMVVSMLNTAPLFVHNVVLQAAVPKSMKVKLQPPSGAELAPFNPIFPPASINQIMLLANPTKEKVRLRYKLAFTLGERLCNEVGEVNQFPPPETWGHL
- the gga3b gene encoding ADP-ribosylation factor-binding protein GGA3 isoform X1, translated to MAYQEGESLESWLNKATHPTNRQEDWEYIIGFCDQINKELEGPQIAVTLLVHKIHSPQEWEALQALTVLEACMKNCGRRFHNEVGKYRFLNELIKVVSPKYMGDSAPEKVKMKIVEMLYSWTVAFPNETKIGEAYQTLRRQGLVTHDPEIPLDKTLIPSPPTRLKHPVFDNEDMGKLLAELLRSKNPEDLQEANRLIKNMVKEDEARVHKVTKRIHTLEEVNINVKLLTEMLSHYNKDSSTDSDKDIIKELYERCDKLRRAAFKMATETEDNDTSLGDILQASDDLSRVINSYKKIVEGQPINGDSEEPRSTAGHGESETTDTLIDLAGLDAPSPPQPAAPLFQSSNLVSTNPTASPIPVLPPPPKRPAGSHGSQSNSPSHPPLDKASTALSLLDDELLSLGLNDPPISLSSQSKPKLNELTNQWTSLQAPASGVDMFGSIACSGPAVPPAEPAAATHSLQNLQDLAMMDFSDHKSLSIKMTAKGSSFGMPTAAPSLIHGQGSPSSPSFLQGTMPGSPALSYAKAQSLGSAPGSPLFRSLSPCHPPLQGSPARATDISLSNVHVPLEAIRPSKVLPVTAYDKDGVRMLLNFASDCPPGRPDVLVMVVSMLNTAPLFVHNVVLQAAVPKSMKVKLQPPSGAELAPFNPIFPPASINQIMLLANPTKEKVRLRYKLAFTLGERLCNEVGEVNQFPPPETWGHL
- the mrps7 gene encoding small ribosomal subunit protein uS7m, with translation MAASISGLLKPWTPRVFLVRWSRYNPYYLEPEVRKEAYSTPETELSAEEKAQRELKALRPIKAATSDVNSSVFSDPVLSKFINMLMTDGNKVLAREIVTQTLESIKRKQVEKYHKAPEGKKEEIECNPYTIFHQALENCKPVVGLASIQKGGKYYQVPIPLSDNRRRFLAMKWMITECRDNKHRRTHMYEKLSQELLAASVKEGNVIKKKFELHKMAEANRAYAHYRWW